The candidate division KSB1 bacterium region GATCCGAGAAAATTTGTTGCTCATTGGAGCAGATCGTCTGAATTAGGACCCTTGCGTTATGCTTTCTCTTTCCTTGTTGTTCTTCTAAACAACTCCTTGTCGGTCGACCAACGCCCGGGATTTCTCTCGGGCGTTGTGTTTTTCAGAAGCCATCATCACCAGTTATTATTATGAAAGGATCATTTCAAATCCCTTCGCAAGGCAGTCCTTTTACTTATGATCGCATCCCCCATCCGAATCAACCGAGGAAAGCCCCAGGGCAGCGCATCAGGGGCGATGTTAATAGATTTCAAATCTATCGTCCCCAGTTTTAAAGGCGAGGACGTCTATAGCTTTCAAAATTGTCATTGCACCGCTTTAAAACCGTGCAAGGGATTGTTATGGTTTCTCAATTTGCTATCTCACTTATTTGATTAGTTTTTTTCCCATAGAAATTCCTATTCCATAACCAAAAAGCTTAAATCGCTCCCAATCAGGAAAAAAGTTCAACACCAATCGCAGCAGTCTCTAACAAAAAACCAGTTGCTTTTTGTCGCAGTTCGTGCTATATTGCCAGAGGGCCATAGGCAAACTTGATCCATCAAAATAAACAAAAAAGAATTTAATCATGACAACAGATCGGCTGGCGGATGTGTCTGATGCGACAGAGAACAAGCAGGGTGGGAGGAAAAGCCAGTCGCCAGCCATCAATTTCAGGAGCTGCCATGGACAAAATTCGTCGCCTGAGACAAGCAGCCACCGAATTTGCCCAACGCGTCAAGGATATCGAACCCGTCGCTGAGGTGGCGCTATTCGGCTCAATAGCCAAAGGCGATCCCTTTCCCAGGGACCTTGATCTGGCCGTCATCCTCACCAAATTGGATCAGATCCCTGCGCTGGCCCGTGCCGCGCGCAAAATGAGTTCCCACTTTCATAATTGGGACGTACTCGTGTTCGACTCTCACCTCAACTATGTGGGGCGACTTTGCCATCGCCGCGAATGCCCCTCTGGATTGGTCAAGTGCATTGGCTGCGGGGACATCCCCTTC contains the following coding sequences:
- a CDS encoding zinc-ribbon domain containing protein, giving the protein MRQRTSRVGGKASRQPSISGAAMDKIRRLRQAATEFAQRVKDIEPVAEVALFGSIAKGDPFPRDLDLAVILTKLDQIPALARAARKMSSHFHNWDVLVFDSHLNYVGRLCHRRECPSGLVKCIGCGDIPFIQHIRGFKFIPENFYSSPFETLFNRHPFSQFVQQREQFGIEEDRSFEQFEDVVLECMECGTLFTFSAGEQKFFKQHGLEQPKRCEPCRERKKMLEIGLYDYDETARFETP